A section of the Candidatus Cloacimonadota bacterium genome encodes:
- a CDS encoding sigma 54-interacting transcriptional regulator, whose translation MHRVINKTILQHIGQSEIINELLRKIDLKSSELIEVNGASGSGKSYLYKKLCQELDEKEIKYIKYYPSVFDINQFRNIFKLVFNLTDKEFDRVIKQASELETVGKYDFFYQLTEKMRKEKKLHDLVLLIDSGEEIDSYSLDFIQYFIQYSTNRQIKIVVFSTKELFPFSTKEKLEFFNISDILGILQELFNQKEEGLQSQSEILYNLTQGNVYIIEHILNEFYKKEKPKDFNLTGYLDKKINIHMIYKEKLDRLNNQQKDLLKAIFLLDKKSSEETLKQFFSQKGIKIEMAKLKDLKKDLLKEIIIEDTESCCWILKLDCFKEYFFNLDREEKKRFYQYFHGFYTQYDSDQHKLIETYQIKQYLYDKEARLPEEKVLSSVSFYLEQIHDYDNLLDVLHILDKIFKSEKKKVALQLRIGRVNKKLNRYETAGQNLREALQIAGKNKIPLEEIIYELAESLYKMNSYVYALEVIKKYQRSLNDKYWLCKIILLQAEINIELNNDKKAKEFTDQIYQEYENIKDGDKKQIIFAETKKVLGKIYYYTSQWDKAEAAFNEAEKIYSNIKDIAGQAAINNNLGILKMYKGDWKEAEEYYLKSLNLEKKRYNLDGISVCYNNLGGLWEDRGDYKKSLNYFNEALTIKKLLSDRYNICNIYNNIGVTYMDNGEFEKAAEAFEKTLEIAKNFNLLKNLIAVLNNMGALYFKSGKWAKAVECYEEAIEKSNKNNFLEGLCTSYNNLGELYEKRGEYELAYDLYFKATKIIPELNDEYLRAEISGNMGSVLTNLHKFSEAYGYLVESLDFFKALNAHDRIIEGCHKMAYYFIVSRNYESASYYLDLALEKAEEINSIFEIGNTYFLKGQLEHKDAEKAQEYFEKAIKIFVETKNYYELALANYEFATILYENKEWQQALEILNNNKKILKEYGAISLIEKNDLFIQKIEKTFQPEIQESRKQESLLIKFNETTQNLKSITSFDSLLEYALDSFIDLSEADGGIFCLYNSRANPESWEYKLFNHFSNDDKDYDNMMNIVQKTFMENKFQNYKQPHFAADYNNIVAFPLSFHNQVLGVMLLFSKHGSHYFSEQICNLLNALSNQTVVIIENFRHSALSLSHASIREELSSPQIFTNIIGKSEKMQEIFDIIEKVKDVPTTVLLEGESGTGKELIAKAIHYNSVRRNKKFVAQYCGSLPETLLESELFGHVKGSFTGATYDKKGLFEIADGGTFFLDEIADISLSTQAKLLRFLQEGEIKRVGSTKTQTVDVRVICATNVPLKEKIEKGEFRLDLYYRLNVIKIEVPRLSERKSDIPLLAIHFLDKYNKKMVKNIKGITDEAMKYFMDCDWPGNIRQLENEIERAVTLVENDAYIKPSDLSEDIFRHTITEESMSFNENAALKDAIEDLERSMILKALQRNAWNQTQTAKELGLSRQGLIKKIKRYDLEK comes from the coding sequence ATGCATAGGGTTATTAATAAGACAATATTACAACATATAGGGCAAAGTGAGATCATTAACGAACTACTGCGCAAGATCGACTTAAAGAGCAGTGAGCTAATTGAAGTAAATGGTGCCTCAGGATCCGGTAAATCCTATCTTTACAAAAAGCTTTGTCAAGAGTTAGATGAAAAAGAGATCAAATATATAAAATACTATCCCTCTGTTTTTGATATCAATCAGTTCAGGAACATCTTTAAGTTGGTTTTCAATTTAACAGATAAAGAATTTGATAGAGTTATCAAACAAGCATCAGAACTAGAAACCGTAGGAAAGTATGATTTCTTTTATCAGCTAACAGAGAAGATGCGAAAGGAAAAGAAGTTACATGATCTGGTACTGTTGATAGACAGCGGAGAAGAAATCGATAGTTACTCCTTGGATTTCATCCAGTATTTTATCCAGTATTCAACGAATCGTCAGATAAAGATAGTAGTATTCTCTACCAAAGAGTTATTTCCCTTTTCAACCAAAGAGAAATTAGAGTTTTTTAATATATCAGATATTTTAGGCATCTTGCAAGAGCTTTTCAATCAGAAAGAGGAAGGACTTCAGTCACAGAGTGAGATCTTATACAACCTTACACAAGGTAATGTTTATATAATCGAGCATATTTTAAATGAGTTCTATAAGAAAGAAAAACCTAAGGATTTTAACTTAACAGGTTATTTAGACAAGAAGATCAATATTCATATGATATATAAAGAGAAATTAGATAGATTAAATAATCAACAAAAGGATTTACTCAAAGCGATTTTCCTGCTTGATAAAAAATCTTCCGAAGAAACACTAAAGCAATTTTTTTCTCAAAAGGGAATAAAAATTGAGATGGCAAAACTGAAAGATCTGAAGAAAGATCTTTTAAAAGAAATAATTATTGAAGATACAGAGAGCTGTTGTTGGATCTTGAAATTGGATTGTTTCAAAGAATACTTTTTTAATCTTGATCGCGAAGAAAAGAAAAGATTCTATCAGTATTTTCATGGTTTTTATACTCAGTACGACAGTGATCAACATAAGTTAATAGAAACTTACCAGATCAAGCAATATCTCTATGATAAAGAGGCGAGGTTGCCCGAAGAGAAAGTTCTCTCCAGTGTCAGTTTTTATTTGGAACAGATTCATGATTATGATAATTTGTTAGATGTGTTGCATATACTGGATAAGATTTTTAAATCGGAAAAAAAGAAGGTAGCTCTTCAACTTAGGATCGGTAGAGTTAATAAGAAACTAAACCGTTACGAAACAGCAGGACAGAATCTTCGGGAAGCATTGCAGATTGCCGGTAAAAACAAAATACCGCTGGAAGAAATCATCTATGAATTAGCCGAAAGTCTCTACAAGATGAATTCATACGTCTATGCTCTGGAAGTTATTAAAAAGTATCAACGATCATTAAATGATAAGTATTGGTTGTGTAAAATCATACTTTTACAGGCAGAGATCAATATCGAGCTTAATAACGATAAAAAGGCAAAAGAATTCACTGACCAGATTTATCAAGAATATGAAAACATCAAAGATGGAGACAAAAAGCAGATTATATTTGCTGAAACTAAAAAGGTTTTAGGAAAAATCTACTATTATACCAGCCAATGGGATAAGGCGGAAGCCGCCTTTAATGAAGCAGAAAAAATATATAGTAATATAAAAGATATTGCCGGTCAAGCAGCGATCAATAATAATCTCGGTATTCTCAAAATGTATAAAGGTGATTGGAAAGAGGCAGAAGAGTATTATCTTAAGAGTCTCAATTTAGAAAAGAAAAGATATAATTTAGACGGTATATCAGTCTGCTATAACAATTTAGGGGGTCTGTGGGAAGATAGGGGAGACTATAAAAAATCGCTCAATTATTTCAACGAAGCTCTCACAATCAAAAAGCTGCTCAGTGACCGTTATAACATCTGCAACATTTATAATAACATCGGAGTGACTTACATGGATAACGGAGAATTTGAGAAAGCTGCTGAAGCTTTTGAAAAAACTCTGGAAATAGCCAAAAACTTTAATTTACTGAAAAACTTGATAGCAGTGCTGAATAATATGGGTGCTCTATACTTCAAGTCTGGGAAATGGGCTAAAGCAGTAGAATGCTACGAGGAAGCTATTGAAAAATCCAACAAGAATAACTTCTTAGAAGGGTTATGCACATCATATAATAATTTGGGTGAGTTATATGAAAAAAGGGGTGAATATGAACTTGCCTATGATCTCTATTTTAAAGCAACCAAGATTATTCCGGAACTTAATGACGAATATCTAAGAGCTGAGATATCTGGAAACATGGGAAGCGTACTCACCAATCTTCATAAATTTAGTGAAGCGTACGGTTATTTGGTAGAGAGTTTGGATTTCTTTAAAGCTCTGAATGCTCACGATAGGATCATTGAAGGGTGCCATAAAATGGCTTACTATTTCATCGTCAGCCGAAATTACGAAAGTGCTTCTTATTATCTGGATCTGGCTTTAGAAAAAGCGGAAGAGATTAACAGTATATTTGAGATAGGGAATACATATTTCCTGAAAGGACAATTAGAGCATAAAGATGCCGAAAAGGCGCAAGAATATTTCGAAAAAGCGATTAAAATATTTGTCGAGACAAAAAATTACTATGAATTAGCTCTTGCTAATTATGAGTTTGCTACGATTCTTTATGAGAACAAGGAATGGCAACAAGCATTAGAGATTTTGAACAATAACAAGAAGATTCTTAAGGAATATGGTGCGATCAGTCTGATTGAAAAGAATGATCTCTTTATCCAGAAAATAGAAAAAACATTCCAACCGGAAATACAAGAGAGTCGCAAGCAAGAATCTTTGCTGATTAAGTTCAACGAAACAACACAAAACTTAAAATCGATAACAAGTTTTGATTCGTTATTAGAATATGCCTTGGATAGCTTTATTGACCTTTCTGAAGCGGATGGGGGTATATTCTGTCTCTATAATAGTCGTGCAAATCCGGAAAGCTGGGAATATAAACTCTTTAATCACTTTTCTAATGACGATAAAGATTATGATAACATGATGAATATTGTTCAAAAAACCTTTATGGAAAATAAGTTTCAAAACTACAAACAACCGCATTTTGCTGCAGACTATAACAATATTGTCGCATTCCCGCTTAGTTTTCATAATCAGGTTTTAGGAGTTATGTTACTCTTTAGTAAGCATGGCTCACACTATTTTTCCGAACAAATCTGTAATCTTCTTAATGCTCTTTCTAATCAAACAGTTGTTATCATAGAAAATTTTCGGCATTCCGCGTTGTCTTTGTCTCACGCTAGTATACGCGAAGAGCTGAGCTCTCCACAGATCTTTACAAATATCATCGGTAAAAGTGAGAAGATGCAGGAGATATTTGATATAATAGAAAAGGTAAAAGATGTTCCAACTACCGTATTGTTAGAAGGAGAGAGTGGGACTGGAAAAGAGCTTATTGCCAAAGCTATTCATTATAACAGTGTTCGACGCAACAAGAAGTTTGTAGCTCAATATTGTGGATCTTTACCTGAAACGCTGTTAGAGAGTGAATTGTTCGGACATGTTAAAGGTTCTTTTACCGGAGCTACTTATGATAAAAAAGGGTTGTTCGAGATAGCCGATGGTGGTACTTTCTTTTTAGATGAAATTGCCGATATTAGTTTATCTACTCAAGCCAAACTTCTGAGATTTCTGCAAGAGGGAGAGATCAAAAGAGTCGGTTCAACTAAAACTCAAACAGTTGATGTTAGAGTTATTTGTGCAACAAATGTTCCTTTGAAAGAAAAGATCGAAAAGGGAGAATTTCGCTTGGATCTCTACTATAGATTGAATGTTATCAAGATCGAAGTACCGAGATTAAGTGAGAGAAAATCGGATATTCCACTTTTAGCGATCCATTTCCTCGATAAATATAACAAAAAAATGGTTAAGAATATCAAAGGCATAACCGACGAAGCAATGAAATACTTCATGGATTGTGATTGGCCAGGCAATATTCGACAACTGGAGAATGAAATAGAACGCGCAGTTACTTTGGTAGAAAATGATGCCTATATTAAACCATCGGATCTGTCGGAAGATATTTTCCGCCATACTATAACAGAAGAATCTATGAGTTTTAATGAAAATGCTGCTTTAAAAGATGCTATAGAAGATCTTGAGAGAAGCATGATCTTGAAAGCGCTACAGCGTAATGCTTGGAATCAAACCCAGACAGCTAAGGAGCTCGGCTTAAGTCGACAGGGCTTGATCAAGAAGATTAAACGCTATGACCTTGAAAAATAA
- a CDS encoding 3'-5' exoribonuclease, whose amino-acid sequence MKNNKFWKSFAFVALDIETTGLDPQNCEIIEIGAVRFKEGKEAEEFSVLIKPTQEVPTFIKQLTGIKESDLENGVNIKKALTELLEFIQKDPIICHNSGFDLTFIQNNLTMHLMPSLTNSSFDTLEVSRIYLPFIRNHKLETVADALQIKPPNKYHRALNDALITGNVFIRLTEFIIENMPFEVNTALLELAEYAEQDADLERFFKKIVEHQRQFALIDRKSDDYYRLYQSPYAKTLGFTQSHNLIRTENWYQEKEAEKLSGNQLSTMDFTSSDSTEPNPIEDYKKMKSEESIVNLSFQPDGFFAHKFPEYEYREGQVEMAHAIDNALNNDEFLIIEAGTGIGKTLAYLVTALHFAIKKSRKVNISTNTKNLQEQLFYKDLPIIKQCVPVPFQAVILKGRENYLCYRKWKETHTGYRKLVTPYEAGALLNLVVWQKYTRSGDISENSSFVRESETDIRRQYSSIWRKISSERYFCSGRKCADYNQCYYMGIRQKAEKSSLVVTNHSLLLTDLSFDRFNNDEENYLIIDEAHNLPEMASSYLGISISYTDITNYIHQLANINVRRNLQAGILPNLKGAIQKSVIDDKKKTIFHSDIDRLILSLEDPKQFGADYFRTIGERVGKQGSFGKQRVKQQEDNLLSGIEQLIEYLTIIQKGLFNLSQFLSQINQSQIADHDEHQEKLSGALEKVKDIIEALKILKEPDFDNFALWLSSFTTSEPNFPSGVINYAPLDVSSYLQKILYNRMNSLIFTSATLALRNNFKFFTMRMGLPFDEEKVIRESIIPSPFDYNKQTLVLAASYLPIPSDEYFTPQSIELLKMAIDSAKVGSMVLFTSYKDLNTVYEQISEDLYKKDILLLAQGRGYSRTVTLNEFRDHGRAVLLGTSSFWEGVDVPGESLSLLILYKLPFQVPSEPIIEAYYEKLRKEGKDPFMYSTLPNAMLRFRQGFGRLIRNKRDRGVVLIADSRVINKFYGGYFREIIPTKIYSAETPIEICDLVSSWFSK is encoded by the coding sequence TTGAAAAATAATAAATTTTGGAAATCTTTTGCATTTGTCGCTCTTGATATTGAAACAACCGGTTTAGATCCTCAAAACTGTGAAATCATTGAAATAGGTGCTGTTAGATTTAAAGAGGGCAAAGAAGCAGAAGAATTTTCTGTTCTGATTAAACCTACACAAGAAGTACCAACCTTTATTAAACAGTTGACCGGTATTAAAGAGAGTGATCTGGAAAACGGTGTCAACATCAAGAAGGCACTGACAGAGCTTCTCGAGTTCATACAAAAAGATCCCATTATTTGCCATAATTCAGGTTTTGATCTAACCTTCATACAGAATAATCTTACAATGCATCTAATGCCATCATTGACCAACTCTTCATTTGATACTTTGGAGGTTAGCAGAATTTATCTCCCCTTTATCAGAAATCATAAACTAGAAACTGTAGCCGATGCCTTACAAATAAAACCACCTAATAAATATCACCGTGCACTCAATGACGCTTTAATAACTGGTAATGTCTTTATCAGATTAACTGAATTCATAATTGAAAACATGCCGTTTGAAGTAAATACAGCTTTGTTAGAGCTTGCTGAATACGCAGAACAAGATGCTGATTTAGAAAGATTTTTCAAAAAAATAGTCGAACATCAGAGACAATTCGCCCTGATAGATAGAAAATCAGATGATTATTATCGACTCTATCAATCTCCTTATGCAAAAACGCTCGGATTTACACAATCACACAATCTGATCAGAACCGAAAACTGGTACCAGGAGAAAGAAGCCGAAAAACTTTCCGGTAATCAGCTATCAACTATGGATTTCACCTCAAGTGATTCGACAGAACCAAATCCTATAGAAGATTATAAGAAAATGAAGAGCGAAGAATCTATAGTGAATTTAAGTTTTCAACCAGATGGTTTTTTTGCTCATAAGTTTCCGGAATATGAGTATCGGGAAGGGCAAGTAGAGATGGCACATGCTATCGACAATGCTCTCAATAATGATGAATTTCTGATTATTGAAGCAGGGACTGGAATCGGTAAAACTCTTGCCTATCTTGTTACAGCGCTACATTTTGCTATCAAGAAATCACGTAAAGTAAATATCTCGACAAATACCAAGAACTTGCAGGAACAGCTGTTTTATAAAGATTTACCAATTATTAAACAATGCGTTCCGGTGCCTTTTCAAGCGGTAATTCTCAAAGGACGTGAAAATTATCTCTGTTACCGTAAATGGAAAGAGACTCATACGGGATATCGTAAACTAGTAACACCTTACGAAGCTGGTGCTTTGCTTAATCTGGTCGTTTGGCAGAAATATACGCGTTCTGGTGATATTTCAGAAAACAGTTCTTTTGTTAGAGAATCAGAGACCGATATCAGACGTCAATATTCGTCAATTTGGAGGAAAATTTCTTCTGAAAGATATTTCTGTTCCGGAAGAAAATGTGCTGATTACAATCAGTGCTATTATATGGGTATTCGTCAAAAAGCAGAAAAATCAAGTCTTGTTGTAACAAATCATTCTTTATTACTAACCGATCTGAGTTTTGACAGATTTAACAACGACGAAGAGAATTATCTCATTATTGATGAAGCTCATAATCTACCCGAGATGGCTTCCAGCTATCTGGGAATATCAATATCTTACACTGATATAACTAACTACATTCACCAATTGGCAAATATCAATGTTCGAAGAAATCTCCAAGCGGGAATTTTGCCCAATTTAAAGGGAGCAATTCAAAAGAGTGTTATCGATGATAAGAAGAAAACAATTTTCCATAGTGACATAGACCGTTTGATCTTGTCTCTGGAAGATCCTAAACAATTTGGTGCTGATTATTTTAGAACTATTGGCGAAAGAGTTGGTAAACAGGGTAGTTTTGGTAAACAGAGAGTTAAACAACAAGAAGATAACTTATTGAGCGGAATAGAACAACTCATAGAGTATTTAACAATTATACAAAAGGGATTGTTTAATCTATCACAGTTTCTTTCACAGATCAATCAGAGTCAGATAGCTGATCATGATGAACATCAGGAAAAGTTATCCGGTGCTTTGGAGAAAGTGAAAGACATCATTGAAGCATTAAAAATCTTAAAAGAACCTGATTTTGATAACTTTGCTCTCTGGTTGAGTAGTTTTACTACCTCTGAACCAAACTTTCCTTCCGGGGTTATCAATTATGCACCTTTGGATGTCTCAAGTTATCTGCAAAAGATACTCTATAATAGAATGAACTCACTTATATTTACTTCAGCAACTCTTGCCTTAAGAAATAATTTCAAGTTCTTCACAATGAGAATGGGTCTCCCATTTGACGAAGAAAAGGTTATTAGAGAATCTATTATTCCTTCACCATTTGATTACAATAAACAAACTCTTGTTCTAGCGGCTAGTTACTTACCAATACCGTCCGATGAATACTTTACACCTCAAAGCATAGAGCTACTCAAAATGGCTATAGATAGTGCCAAAGTCGGTTCCATGGTTCTCTTCACGTCTTATAAAGACCTTAACACAGTTTATGAACAAATCAGTGAAGATCTATACAAGAAAGATATTCTCCTTTTGGCTCAAGGTAGAGGATATAGTCGGACAGTTACTTTAAATGAATTTAGGGATCATGGTAGAGCTGTATTGCTTGGAACAAGCTCATTTTGGGAAGGTGTCGATGTTCCCGGAGAATCTTTATCACTTTTGATTCTTTATAAATTACCGTTCCAAGTTCCTTCGGAGCCTATTATAGAAGCTTATTATGAAAAACTCAGGAAGGAAGGTAAAGATCCTTTTATGTATTCGACTTTACCGAATGCCATGCTGCGTTTTAGACAAGGATTCGGAAGATTGATCCGAAATAAGAGGGACAGAGGAGTTGTTCTAATAGCCGATAGTAGAGTTATTAACAAGTTCTATGGAGGATATTTTCGAGAGATAATTCCAACAAAGATATATAGTGCCGAGACACCGATAGAGATTTGTGATCTTGTTTCTAGCTGGTTTAGTAAATAA
- a CDS encoding carbohydrate ABC transporter permease — protein MTLFGKFIAYFLLVLFGLAMVIPFVWMMTTAVRSQIEFNKGNVGFIPIDNFTLYVDGDQETIISIVQTVGDSSYVHFFNELGEIERAYAKIPNDKIEERREFRIHWSNFINAWNRVPFARYFFNTILVALCTVFGILITSSLAAYAFARMRFKGNNLLFSFFISMMMVPQPIYLIPSYVLLNYLGWIDTYYALIVPWLAHIFTIFLLRQHFKAIPQELFDAAEIDGCSRFGILWRIVLPISKPILVTSSIFAFITSWNSFMWPLVMINSEELRVLQVGLSYFSQESSTLTTLLMAASTFSIMPLVILFLIAQRQIIGSYATAGLKEG, from the coding sequence ATGACTTTATTCGGCAAATTCATAGCATATTTTCTATTAGTATTATTTGGTCTGGCAATGGTTATTCCTTTTGTCTGGATGATGACAACAGCAGTACGTTCACAGATAGAGTTTAATAAGGGTAATGTCGGATTTATTCCCATAGATAACTTCACTCTCTATGTTGATGGAGATCAAGAGACTATTATCAGTATAGTACAAACTGTAGGTGATAGTTCTTATGTTCACTTCTTCAACGAACTCGGAGAAATTGAGCGTGCTTATGCCAAGATACCGAATGATAAGATTGAAGAGAGAAGAGAGTTTCGCATACACTGGTCGAATTTTATTAATGCTTGGAACAGAGTTCCTTTTGCCCGTTATTTTTTCAATACTATTTTAGTGGCTCTTTGTACTGTTTTTGGGATTTTAATTACATCGTCACTTGCTGCGTATGCCTTTGCCCGTATGCGGTTTAAGGGGAATAATTTGCTGTTTAGTTTCTTTATCAGTATGATGATGGTACCTCAACCGATCTATCTTATCCCCTCATACGTACTGTTGAATTATTTAGGTTGGATAGATACCTACTATGCCCTTATAGTGCCTTGGCTAGCTCATATTTTCACTATCTTCCTACTCAGGCAACACTTTAAAGCAATACCACAGGAATTGTTTGATGCAGCGGAGATTGACGGTTGCAGTCGTTTTGGTATACTTTGGCGTATTGTCTTACCAATTTCAAAACCAATATTGGTTACTTCGTCAATATTTGCTTTTATCACTAGTTGGAACAGCTTTATGTGGCCTTTGGTTATGATCAATTCTGAGGAGTTACGAGTATTACAGGTAGGATTGAGTTATTTCTCGCAAGAATCTTCGACCCTAACAACTCTTCTAATGGCTGCCTCTACTTTCAGTATTATGCCGTTGGTGATTCTCTTCTTGATAGCTCAACGTCAAATTATCGGTAGTTATGCAACAGCTGGATTAAAAGAGGGATAA
- a CDS encoding aldo/keto reductase has translation MQYRKMPNSPDFISSLGFGCMRFPTNSEGKIDEEKSLEMLHYAYKKGINYYDSAWAYHNGESEPLLGKFITEVDRKKIYVATKLPCWLIKSREDMDEYLNKQLERLQTDYIDYYLLHSLNKKSWSEMQKHGVIDFLERAKADGKIRFAGFSFHDHYPIFAKITKAYDWDFTQIMLNYLDTHYQAGLRGYRLAMEKGMGVISMEPLRGGKLVTPIPAEVEKIWKKSRFDRKAVDRALRWLWNLEGVTIVLSGMSSMNQLQENIHLVDQCHVNELDEDELQIYKKARREYIKRIVIPCTECRYCLPCPAGVGIPFVLGMYNEAIMFNDKERHKKEYFSFLPEAMRADKCTRCGECLPKCPQKIKITDEMKKIDDYFKD, from the coding sequence ATGCAATATCGAAAGATGCCAAATTCCCCTGACTTCATATCTTCACTAGGTTTTGGTTGTATGAGATTTCCAACTAATTCTGAAGGGAAAATAGACGAAGAAAAGAGTCTCGAGATGCTCCACTATGCATATAAAAAGGGAATAAACTACTATGACAGTGCCTGGGCTTATCATAATGGAGAGAGTGAACCATTGTTGGGTAAATTCATAACAGAGGTTGATCGCAAGAAGATTTATGTTGCTACTAAACTCCCCTGCTGGTTGATCAAGAGCCGGGAGGATATGGATGAATATCTGAACAAGCAATTAGAGAGATTACAAACTGATTATATTGATTATTATCTGTTACATTCACTCAATAAAAAGAGCTGGTCAGAAATGCAAAAACATGGTGTAATCGACTTTTTAGAAAGAGCTAAAGCTGATGGAAAGATCCGTTTTGCCGGGTTCTCCTTTCACGATCATTATCCTATCTTTGCCAAGATCACTAAAGCGTACGATTGGGATTTTACTCAGATCATGCTCAATTATCTTGATACCCACTATCAAGCTGGACTGAGAGGATATAGACTAGCAATGGAGAAAGGGATGGGCGTTATCTCCATGGAACCTTTGCGTGGAGGTAAACTGGTTACTCCTATTCCAGCAGAAGTAGAGAAAATCTGGAAAAAGAGCAGATTTGACCGTAAAGCTGTCGATAGGGCACTTCGTTGGCTCTGGAATCTTGAGGGAGTAACTATCGTCTTGAGCGGGATGAGCAGTATGAATCAATTGCAAGAAAACATACATTTAGTAGATCAATGTCACGTTAATGAACTCGATGAAGACGAGTTGCAGATCTATAAAAAAGCACGCAGAGAGTATATAAAAAGAATTGTCATTCCCTGCACCGAATGCCGTTACTGCCTACCTTGCCCGGCTGGTGTAGGAATTCCCTTCGTTTTGGGTATGTATAACGAGGCAATTATGTTCAATGATAAAGAAAGGCACAAGAAAGAGTACTTCAGTTTTCTTCCTGAAGCAATGCGGGCTGATAAATGCACGAGATGCGGAGAATGCCTCCCAAAATGTCCTCAAAAGATCAAAATAACTGATGAAATGAAGAAAATTGATGACTATTTTAAAGATTAA
- a CDS encoding sugar ABC transporter permease, translating to MGKLTPFLYLLPALIIIMLFRFIPIVLSFLISFFEWTITGPAGFVGLENYQLLLIDAEFWQSMLNTFYLVIFVVPSTIILSLLFAALLNTISFIRGLFRTVYFIPTVTSLVAVSIVWRIIFNQQSGLANFLLQKIGIAPLGWLAESTGIFQLFFQNFGINLPDSLGGPSLALFAIIIVTVWKSVGYNVIIYLAGLQNIPKVYYEAAEIDGASKIRQFFKITLPLISPTTFYVLIMTTIVTFQVFSQVYLMTGPPIGGPLGTTKVIVYYIFEQGFGEAQNLSYASAIALVLFAIILTLTLIQKKLEKYVHY from the coding sequence ATGGGTAAATTAACACCCTTTCTTTACTTGTTACCGGCATTGATTATAATAATGCTGTTTCGCTTTATACCGATAGTTCTATCTTTCTTAATAAGTTTTTTTGAATGGACAATAACCGGTCCTGCTGGTTTTGTTGGATTGGAGAATTATCAGCTGTTACTTATTGATGCAGAATTCTGGCAATCAATGCTCAATACATTTTATTTAGTTATTTTCGTTGTTCCTTCAACGATAATCCTCTCTCTTCTTTTTGCTGCTCTATTGAATACTATATCATTCATCAGGGGTCTTTTTCGTACCGTATATTTTATCCCTACCGTTACTTCATTGGTAGCTGTCTCGATTGTATGGAGAATCATCTTTAATCAACAGAGTGGACTGGCGAATTTCTTACTCCAAAAGATAGGGATTGCTCCACTTGGCTGGTTGGCAGAAAGTACCGGCATATTTCAACTATTCTTTCAAAACTTTGGTATAAATTTACCTGATTCATTGGGAGGTCCATCTCTGGCTCTCTTTGCAATAATAATTGTTACTGTATGGAAAAGTGTCGGGTACAATGTCATTATTTATCTGGCAGGACTTCAAAACATTCCGAAAGTATATTATGAAGCAGCAGAGATAGATGGAGCCAGTAAGATAAGACAATTTTTCAAGATCACTTTGCCACTGATATCTCCAACAACATTTTATGTCTTGATCATGACTACTATAGTAACTTTTCAGGTTTTCTCTCAAGTATATTTAATGACTGGACCACCCATTGGAGGACCTTTGGGGACTACGAAAGTCATTGTGTATTATATATTTGAGCAGGGTTTTGGTGAAGCACAGAATCTAAGTTATGCCAGTGCTATAGCTTTAGTTCTGTTCGCGATAATTCTGACTTTGACTTTGATCCAGAAGAAATTGGAAAAATATGTGCATTATTAA